The nucleotide sequence GGGGACCAGGAAATCGGAGCCCTTATTTCCGACAACGGAATAGACCTATTAATCTTCTTTTGGGATCCTCTTACTTCACAGCCCCACGACCCTGATGTAAAGGCGCTTTTAAGAATAGCTGTTCTTTATGATATTCCAACTGCCATGAATAAGACTGGAGCAGACTATCTTCTTCAAAGCGGGCTTATAGACAAAGAATACGAAAGACATGATATGCAGAAATGAAAAATGCAGACATGTGGGCTTTATAGTCTACAAAATGTCTGCATTTTTTAAAACAATTATTGACCTGTATTCCCCGACTCATGCAAACATCTGTCATCCAGAGGACCGGCTTAGCCGGGACGTAGGGATCTCAGTAATTACTGTAACCAGTAATGCATGGGCGTCAAATACCATTGCAAATTATAGAATCACCTAAGATTTCTCATTGCATTCGAAATGACGGATTTAGGTATTTGTTTTGACCCCACAGGAATCCCTGCATACTTACAACTTATAACCTACAACTTTACAACTTGTTTCCTTTTTCTTAATTTCTTTTCTTTTCCAAAAAAAATGCTATAATAAATATAAATTAATAATTCGTTCAAAATTTCAAATTAATTTTCAAATTCAAGGGTATACATACCATATACATTTTATTCACAAAATAAACGATTGCAGGTGATAACATGAGGCATGCAAAAAGAATCGGTGATCTGCTGGTTGCCAGCGGCAAGATAACCCAGGAGCAATTGGCAGAAGCCATACAGCTTCAACAGGTTAAAAAGCAAAAGTTAGGAGAACTTCTCGTAACAGAAGGCATAGTAGACGAAGAGGATATAATAAACGTTCTTAAGTTTCAGCTTGGCATACAGCGGGTTGATTTTGAAAACACATATGTTGACAAGGACGCTGTAAAATCCATACCCTACGTACTTGCCAAGAAGCACATAACGGTACCCTTGTTTTACGATAACAGCGACAACTTAATCGTTGCAATAAACGATCCTCTTGATATAATCGCTCTTGACAACCTTAAGCTTGTTACCAAGAAAAACATAATCCCCTTTATCGCCACAAAGAAGGAAATCATAGACCTTATCGAAAGGTTCTACAATACGGATGATGCTGCCAGAGCCGTTGAAGAGTTCAACAAATCTCAAAGCCTGGACGAAGTAGAGCAGACTTCACAGGACAACATGGAGCAGATAAACAACGCCCCTGTGGTAAGGCTGGTTAACAACATCATAGAGACCGGCGTAAGAAGCCAGGCGAGCGATATCCACATCGAGCCCTACGAGGACAGAATACGTGTTCGCATGAGGGTTGACGGCGTGCTTATTGAAATGATGAAGCTTGATATCAGAACCCACAATGCAATCGTAAGCCGTATCAAGATCCTAAGCGACCTTAATATCGCAGAAAGAAGGCTCCCCCAGGACGGGGCCATAGTCTTAAAGATTGACAACAGGGACATAGATTTCCGTGTATCCATTCTTCCTACGATATACGGTGAGAAGGTAGTTATACGTATCCTTGACCAGGCCCAATTTCAGATGCGCATGGAGGACCTTGGCTTTACAGACTTTGAAATGAAGCATATACAGGACTTTTTAGCCGCCCCACACGGGATAATCCTTGCTACGGGACCTACGGGAAGCGGAAAGTCCACCACCCTTTATACCTTGCTCAGAAACTTAAATACCGCATCGGACAATATAATTACCGTAGAAGATCCTGTAGAGTACAAGCTTGACGGAATAAACCAGGTGCAGGTAAATACAAAGGCAGGCCTAACATTTGTGGCAGGCTTAAGGTCCATACTTAGGCAGGACCCTGACATAATAATGATTGGTGAGATACGTGACGTAGAGACTGCAGAAATCGCCATAAGGTCATCTATAACAGGCCACTTGGTATTTAGCACTATCCATACAAACGACGCGGTATCCACGATTTCCCGTCTTATAGACATGGGCATACCGCCCTATCTAGTGTCTTCATCAATATACGGCATAATATCTCAAAGGCTTATCCGAAAATTATGCCCAAGATGTAAAGAAAAATACCAAGCTTCTGTTCCTGAGAAGGAACTGCTGGGTATAAATCCAGATGAGGAGCTTATTTTATACAGTGCCAAAGGTTGCATAAGCTGTAACAATACGGGATACAAGGGCAGGATGGGCATTCACGAGGTGCTTAAGATCAACAGACACATGCGTGAAAAGATATCCGCCGGGGCCACCTACGACGAGCTTGCCGACCAGGCAAAGCTTGACGGAATGGTACCTCTTATGCAAAACGCCAAAGACCTTATACTGGAGGGCATCACGACAATAGAAGAGACACTGGAAATAACTTTCTTTACAAGTGAATAGATATTAATTTTGGGGGGATGCATTATGAAAAATGACATTTTTGAAATGTTGAAAGCAACATCGGACAAAAAGGCTTCAGACCTTCATATCACAGTAGGTCTGCCTCCTATGATTAGAGTAGACGGAGCACTTCGTCCACTGGTCATGGAGGATCCTTACACGCCTGAGGAGTCACAGAAGCTTATCTTTTCTCTTATGGACAAGCATCAGATATCTGTTTTAGAGGAAAAAGGCCAGGTGGATTATTCCTACTCCATTCCCGGATGGGGACGCTTTAGGGTAAACGCCTATATGCAGAGAAACAGCTACTCTATGGCCTGCAGGGTAGTTGCAGCTAAAATTCCTACCTTGGAGGATCTTAGCTTGCCGGAGACCTTAAGAGACCTTACCAGGCTTAACAAGGGGCTTATCCTGGTTACCGGACCTACGGGAAGCGGAAAGTCCACCACACTAGCATCGATGATCGACATAATCAATGAGGAGAGAAAGAGCCATATACTCACCTTGGAGGATCCAATAGAGTACCTTCACAGGCATAAAAACTCAATGGTAAACCAGCGTGAGGTCGGCCACGATACAGACAGCTATTCCTCAGGGCTAAGGGCTGCACTTAGGGAAGACCCGGACGTTATCCTTGTAGGGGAGATGCGTGACCTGGATTCCATATCAATTGCCCTTACTGCTGCAGAAACCGGTCACTTGGTTTTATCCACCCTGCATACCGTAGGCTCGGCAAAGACCATTGACAGGGTAATAGACGTATTTCCGCCACATCAACAGCAGCAGGTAAAGGTACAGCTTTCTACAGTGCTACAAGGAGTAATCAGCCAGCAGCTTATTTCAAAGAAGGACCAGCCCGGGCGTATCGTAGCCCTTGAGATAATGCTTGCGAACCCTGCAATCAGGAACCTTATAAGGGAGGGAAAGACCCACCAGGTAAACTCCATCATACAGATGAGCGCCAAGACAGGCATGGTCACCATGGACAACTACCTGTTTGACCTTTACAACAAGGGGCTTATAACCATGGACAACGCACTGTTTTATAGTCTGGACCAGGAAAACATGAAGAAAAAATTCATGTAGCAAAGGGGGATCATTATGGCTACATATTCATACACAGCAAAGGATTTAAGCGGCAACACTATAAAAGGCTCCTTCGATGCGGCAAGCAGGGACGAGGTAGTGACACTTATACGTGAAAAGAAATACATACCCATAAGCATAGAGGAAGAAAGAAGCTACAGGTTAAATAAAAATATAGAACTGCTAAAGCAAAAGGTTAAGCTTAGAGACTTGGCGCTGTTTTGCAGGCAGTTTGCAACCACCCTTCGTTCAGGCATTACAGTAGTGGATAGCCTGGATATACTTAAAAAGCAGTCCACCAACAAGAAGCTTAAAGAGGTGGTAGAAAAGATCCACGAGGACGTGCAAAAGGGCAACGCCCTGTCCTACGCCTTTTCCAAGGAGCCAAAGATTTTTCCGCCACTTCTTACAAACATGGTGGAGACCGGGGAGGTAAGCGGTACTCTGGACGATGTAATGGATAAGATGGCTACCCATTTTGAGAAGGAGTATAAAATAAACCAAAAGATTAAAAGTGCAATAACATACCCGATAGTAGTTTCAGTGGTAGCAGTATCCGTCGTGGTAATGCTTCTGACATTCGTTATACCTACATTCGTGCAGATGTTTGCTTCATTTAATGCAGAATTGCCACTGCCTACGAAAATATTGATAGCGATAAGCGACAGCATACAAAATTTTTGGTATATCTATATAGGGGTAATTGTACTGATAGTCTATTCAACAAAGAAATATGCCTCTACCCCGGATGGCAGGCTAAGGGTGGACCAATTTAAGCTTAAGATGCCCATATTTGGGGACCTTAATACTAAGATTTCCATGAGCCGGTTTGCAAGCAATCTATCCGTAATGCTTAACTCCGGGGTAGATATAATCCAAGCTGTGGAAGTTGTGCAAAAGGTATTGGGCAATGAGTTCTTAAGGACTCGTCTTGATGATGTGAAAGATGGCATCCGAAAGGGATACGGCCTAGGGATGAGCATGGAGCAAAACGGGGCCTTCCCTCCACTAGTTTATCAGATGGTTGATGTTGGTGAGAGTTCAGGTACATTGGACTATGTACTTGAGAAGGTATCCGACTTTTACGAATCCGAGGTGGATACTGCCATTAGTCAACTTACTACAATCATAGAACCGTTGATAATAGTTGTCTTAGGGTTTATAGTTGCTTTTATAATGGTCAGCATGCTGCTTCCTATGTTCGATCTTTACGGTGTAATATCATAAGAAATTTTTATAAATCTTAAAATATTCTAAAATTGGTGATTGATATAAGTATAATATGGATATATAATTAGCAATGAGGTACAAATAAATTTTAACGAGGGGGATTCATTATGTTAAAACTGAGAAAGATGTTGAAGAGGAACCGTAAGGGCTTTACCCTTATCGAGTTGATTGTGGTATTAGCTATTTTGGCAATTATTGCATTATTGGCTGTTCCAAGATTTTTAACAACGTTAGAAGCTGCTAGAGTAAGTACTGATGAGGCTAATGCTAGAA is from Alkalibacter saccharofermentans DSM 14828 and encodes:
- a CDS encoding GspE/PulE family protein, whose protein sequence is MRHAKRIGDLLVASGKITQEQLAEAIQLQQVKKQKLGELLVTEGIVDEEDIINVLKFQLGIQRVDFENTYVDKDAVKSIPYVLAKKHITVPLFYDNSDNLIVAINDPLDIIALDNLKLVTKKNIIPFIATKKEIIDLIERFYNTDDAARAVEEFNKSQSLDEVEQTSQDNMEQINNAPVVRLVNNIIETGVRSQASDIHIEPYEDRIRVRMRVDGVLIEMMKLDIRTHNAIVSRIKILSDLNIAERRLPQDGAIVLKIDNRDIDFRVSILPTIYGEKVVIRILDQAQFQMRMEDLGFTDFEMKHIQDFLAAPHGIILATGPTGSGKSTTLYTLLRNLNTASDNIITVEDPVEYKLDGINQVQVNTKAGLTFVAGLRSILRQDPDIIMIGEIRDVETAEIAIRSSITGHLVFSTIHTNDAVSTISRLIDMGIPPYLVSSSIYGIISQRLIRKLCPRCKEKYQASVPEKELLGINPDEELILYSAKGCISCNNTGYKGRMGIHEVLKINRHMREKISAGATYDELADQAKLDGMVPLMQNAKDLILEGITTIEETLEITFFTSE
- a CDS encoding type II secretion system F family protein codes for the protein MATYSYTAKDLSGNTIKGSFDAASRDEVVTLIREKKYIPISIEEERSYRLNKNIELLKQKVKLRDLALFCRQFATTLRSGITVVDSLDILKKQSTNKKLKEVVEKIHEDVQKGNALSYAFSKEPKIFPPLLTNMVETGEVSGTLDDVMDKMATHFEKEYKINQKIKSAITYPIVVSVVAVSVVVMLLTFVIPTFVQMFASFNAELPLPTKILIAISDSIQNFWYIYIGVIVLIVYSTKKYASTPDGRLRVDQFKLKMPIFGDLNTKISMSRFASNLSVMLNSGVDIIQAVEVVQKVLGNEFLRTRLDDVKDGIRKGYGLGMSMEQNGAFPPLVYQMVDVGESSGTLDYVLEKVSDFYESEVDTAISQLTTIIEPLIIVVLGFIVAFIMVSMLLPMFDLYGVIS
- a CDS encoding type IV pilus twitching motility protein PilT, which produces MKNDIFEMLKATSDKKASDLHITVGLPPMIRVDGALRPLVMEDPYTPEESQKLIFSLMDKHQISVLEEKGQVDYSYSIPGWGRFRVNAYMQRNSYSMACRVVAAKIPTLEDLSLPETLRDLTRLNKGLILVTGPTGSGKSTTLASMIDIINEERKSHILTLEDPIEYLHRHKNSMVNQREVGHDTDSYSSGLRAALREDPDVILVGEMRDLDSISIALTAAETGHLVLSTLHTVGSAKTIDRVIDVFPPHQQQQVKVQLSTVLQGVISQQLISKKDQPGRIVALEIMLANPAIRNLIREGKTHQVNSIIQMSAKTGMVTMDNYLFDLYNKGLITMDNALFYSLDQENMKKKFM
- a CDS encoding methylglyoxal synthase, giving the protein MISPTKKRIALIAHDNRKKDLLEWVKENADSLINHELCGTGTTSSIIAKNTGLKVKAYKSGPLGGDQEIGALISDNGIDLLIFFWDPLTSQPHDPDVKALLRIAVLYDIPTAMNKTGADYLLQSGLIDKEYERHDMQK
- a CDS encoding competence type IV pilus major pilin ComGC, whose translation is MLKLRKMLKRNRKGFTLIELIVVLAILAIIALLAVPRFLTTLEAARVSTDEANARTLESAVQLYYAEHLEYPDSLDDLVSDYIDVVPATQSETYTGFALQANGKVVPE